The DNA window aGATCTCAGAATTTATGTTTCTGAGTCAAATAAGTAGGgatgagcatcggtcggttcggtttggaaTCGACCGACGGTGCCGAAATTTTCTGAACGGATGATCGAACTGTAGTTTTCTTTAATCAAACACCGAAATATTTTTTGAACAATATTTTTAGTTGATTCGGTTTGGACTTCTttccaaaatttaataaaaatcttaaaattttaggcaaaataataaaaaaaactccaaaatttatatctaaaatcaaaaaaaccCTTATTAATCTTGATAAGTTTGGTTCAGtcgttttttgtttgttttacaaACCCCTGAAACAAACCGTTAACCGAGCTTCAAACTTTTCTAAATTACCCATCTGaccaaaccgttttcaccgaaCAACCGAAGCAGACAACAAACTTTAGTTCGGTTCAATTTTTCGTTCCGGATCGGTTTTTGCTCGTCCCTTAAAATAAGTCAAGTGTAACTTCTCagtcaattatattttaaaatttgtctcAGGATCAAATAAGTTATACTTTTGGGTACTTGACCTAAATTAGAGAACTTTGGAtctaattgaataaaaaaagttaaaagtttatTGAACCTCAAGATACAAATTGGGCTGACCCTTTGCTTATTGCACAAGTCAAAGCCAAACTTAAAGATGCTCTTTGAAGATTGAACTTGAAACAGTTTGATGATAATGGCCCATGTCAATTCCTAGCTTAGGATTAGGATGAGTTGTAACGGCTCAAGAAATTAATGACTGGCCCATCAACAACCAACTCAACAATTGAGCAGGGACGATCATGTTGTTCTCTACCATGAATCAAAAGTTTTAGCTTTGTTGTTGAATGTaataaacaattcaaaaatCCATTAATTATTACACATCTATATATATATGCCTCGTAACATTCTACTAGAAATCTCATACATATTGCCAAAATGTACATTCCAGCATCTGAAGCAAATCCATGCCTTAATCTTTACAGCTTCTCTAACACAAGAACTCCAATTATTTTCCAAGTTTCTTCGCAGAAGCACCGAGTTTGGCTCCATGGATTATTCTAATATCATTTTGTCCCAAATGGGTGATCATTATTTTAACTCAGAAACCATGTTATGGAACATCATGATTAGAGGCTACTCGTTTAATGGTCCTTCTGAGAAATGCATATCAATGTTTGATGAAATGTCTCAGAGAGAGTTGAAACCAAATAACTACACGTACCCCTATGTGTTAAATTCGTGTTGCCAACTGAGGCGTTATAGTAAAGGGAAAAGAGTCCACTGTCAGATTATAAAGTCTGGTTTTGAATCCAGTTTTGCAGTTTCTCATGCtctttttaatatgtatataaaaagACCGGGTTTTGTTGACATTGGTGGTGCTGGAAATCACAAGTTAAGTGATGCTCGCAGGGTTTTCGATGATATGTTCGAGAGACCAGTAGAAGTATGGAACATGATGATCTATGAGTATGTCAGCTTTGGTGAAGTCGGGTGCGCGaggaaattgtttgaaactatGCCGCAAAGGGATGTTGTTTCTTGGAATTCTATGATTTCAGGTTATGTCAAAGCTGGAGAGGTGGAAAATGCAAGAAGAATGTTCGAGTTGATGCCGGAGAAGAGTGTTATTTCATGGACTTTGATGATTGAGTTATATAAAGATGCTAGTAACCTTGAAGCAGCGAGAGGATTTTTTGAGAGAATGCCACAGAGGAATGTGGTTTCATGGAATTCAATGATTTCATGTTACACTAAACATGGGAAATTTAGAGAAACCTTGGATCTTTTTGTCCAAATGCAATCAGAAGGAGTGATTCCTGATGGGTATACTTTTGTTTCTGTTTTGTCAGCTTGTTCGAACTTGGGTGACCTAGAGTATGGAAAATACGTACACTGTCTACTTGGAGACTTTTCTGAAATGGAAGTCATGGTAGGGACTGCCCTTATAGAAATGTATGCTCAATGCGGAGATGTTAATACAAGTTTTGCAATGTTTATCAAGATTCCAAATAAGGATATCTTTTGCTGGAATGTTATGATCAGATGTTTAGCCATTAATGGAAGAACTGAAGATGCAGTCAAGATTTTCTTTTCGGCACAAAAGGTCGGTGTGAAGCCGAATGACTTCACATTTACTAGTGCTTTATTTGCTTGTAGCCATGGGGGATTGGTGGAAGAAACTCGTAGAATTTTTTATAGTATGGAGAACGACTATAAGATTAGTCCTAAAATCGAACATTTCGCTTGTTTAATCGACTTGCTTAGTCGAAATGGTCAGCTGGAAGAAGCCCTACTTGTACTAAAAGATATGCCCTTTGAACCTGATATTGCAATTTGGGGGTCTTTGCTTGGAGGTTGCAGCATAACAAATAATTTGAATATGGTAGAAAAGACAATAAAGAGAGTTTGTGAATTGGAAACAGAGGACTCGGGAGTATATGTGCTCTTGTCGAATATTTATGCCTCCGAGTGTCGGTGGCAGGAGGCGCAAGGTGCACGAGGAAAGATGGAAGAGAAGAAAATAAGGAAAGAAACAGGGAGCAGCATTGTATTTTAGGCTGCTTACCAATAAACAGCATTTACCGAGTATGATCGGCATTTACCAAGTATGATCGAATAGATTTACCTAACAGTTAGCTATAGTAAGGCTTGCTTCTGCACAAACTACCATTATCAAAAAGAATAGCGAGAAATCTTAATTTTGAAAAGCTGCAGAAAGGATAAaagaaactaaataattttttttccaatctGTTGAATTTAACTAGAAAGCATATCTTAACCATTTTTACTTTCAAGCAAAACATGGTTACACCAGCCATCTATCTTAGAATGGGCAGAGCAACTCCACCAAATACGGTGGGAATGAACCTACCAAAAGTATGGTCTGACCATTTCAAGCTCAACTGTAATAGAGAGACATAATTCCATAACTGCAAGCAGAATTGAAGACCACAATCATAACAGTACACTAACAAAATTGATACTTCTCAAATTGACAAGAAACATCTGGGCATAAGAAGATAGAGACAATAAACATAGTAGGCAGACATAACTAGCCTCTGACTTCATTTTACTACTGATAGTCTGATACAATTTCAGCATCACCAATTCTGCAAGAGCATTTCTGCCAAAATCATGCAGACAGCACGCGGACATTCTTACACTAGCACACTGAGCTGTAACTACATTATCCTAAATAATTTGTAAGGCACATATCTCACGGACAGAAAACCTAAACtaagtgataaatcaccaaatagaTCTGATCCGCTAAAGCCTGCAAACACCAATAAACGGAGGTCAGAAAGAACGCCGGAGGGGGGTCTCCGGGCGttcgctccgacgctcaagtcaaACTTTGTAGTAggggaaagaagaagaagagaaagaataATATTGAGTGAGTAGAAAGAAGTACCTTAGGGTTTCCTCATAGTGTGACTTATATAGACCATGTCTCGTGGTTCTTTTTCCCCTGTTAAGTAGGTCCGTGTTATATCCCGGTATTTTGTATCTCGGAATCTCGGTGTTACCCTATTAAGTAGGTCCCGCGTTATATCTCGGTATTTGCATCTCGGTATCTAGGTGCGAACGCCGGAGTCATGTTATCATCGTGGTGATGCTAGGTACAGTTTATTCATAGTTCGATATTAGTATCTCGGAATTAAGGATCTCTGTAAGGTACATGTTTTTGTATCTCGTCCAATGGTATCTCGGTTACCGATCTGGCATAGCTAAAGCTCGGTTAGTTGGACTTCGTGTCCTCTCATTTTgtcgaggttgcttcgcccctgtGATCATATATTATCCATGTGTTATCACAAAATGAGAGGACACGAAGTCCAACTAACCGAGCTTTAGCTATGCCAGATCGGTAACCGAGATACCATTGGACGAGATACAAAAACATGTACCTTACAGAGATCCTTAATTCCGAGATACTAATATCGAACTATGAATAAACTGTACCTAGCATCACCACGATGATAACATGACTCCGGCGTTCGCACCTAGATACCGAGATGCAAATACCGAGATATAACGCGGGACCTACTTAATAGGGTAACACCGAGATTCCGAGATACAAAATACCGGGATATAACACGGACCTACTTAACAGGGGAAAAAGAACCACGAGACATGGTCTATATAAGTCACACTATGAGGAAACCCTAAGGTACTTCTTTCTACTCACTCAATATtattctttctcttcttcttctttccccTACTACAAAGTttgacttgagcgtcggagcgaaCGCCCGGAGACCCCCCTCCGGCGTTCTTTCTGACCTCCGTTTATTGGTGTTTGCAGGCTTTAGCGGATCAGAtctatttggtgatttatcacttggcgccgtctgtgggaaatcGATTTGATTCCCTTTTTTGGTTACTGTCAAGAGAAACGGATCATCGACTGAGAAACACATCTACGCGGCTAAGAGATGTACTGAAATGGAAGGAATGATTCAAGCTTGTTTctgaaaaatgataaacatGATGCATCGGAGATCTCCTTTGATCCTGGTATCGTCGGTGAGCAGATGCTCGTCTCGGTCTCAATCCACCATCCTCCGGTGACAGCAGTTGACGAAACAACAGCCACAAAGAAAGTTAGAAAATATGGTTCCGAAAGAATCCTAAAAGAGCACCTCAAAGGCCTGGCTGGTGCTGATTTCCAGATCTGCTGTGCTAAAGAAAGATATCCAGAATGCCTTTAATGGGTATCACTAGAAAAGGGAAGGTCCGACAATGGGTGTTACCTGACATGAAAACATGTCTCTGATTTCAACTTCAACATCGAATAAGCTAAGTCTTCTTTTCTTGAACATTTTCTCTCCGTGAACTatggataaaaaatatatatctaaTGGATCTATGGTTTTTGACATGAAAACAAAGACGAAGGCCCTGTTTCCTCGCTAGTGACATCTTCGCCAGCAGTAAATCGAAACAAGGAACTCCCGCCGATATAATCGCGTGCGAAGATGTAAATTTCTAAAGTCGTGATTCAATGCATAAACGAGGAGAAAGATTTCGACATTCTGTTGGGTTTTGCTCAACTTGAGTAGAGCCAACTTGGAGCTCGATGATACATGTTAAAGAACTTGACACCGTTGATCGACCATGAGGGATCAAGCAACCTGTATTTCAAAGATTGGGGTTTTCTACTCTAGCAATCTATTGGCACTTGTGTAAAATTTAGAAAAGCTAAAGGAATCTGGTGTGGAGATTGGTGAGGAGATGGCAACCTCCCTTACCTTGCAACATGTTTGTGAGATTCAAAATAGTGCAGTTCACTTGTTCGATGAAATGTCTCAAAGAAAATGAATATTACAATCAACATCACAATGCCTACGGAGTTCCAGAGAGAAAAAGAACAATCGAGTACGAGGATCTTGATGCAAGAATCAGAGAACCGGAGCAATTCGATGATAAACCGAGAAGATCTTAGGTCACCTGGAAGTCCTTGAACGGCGGCAGTTATCTCAAAGTTACTGCTCTGTGTACTTGGCATATAGCTGAAAACTTAAAAGAAAAAGCTTCAGGCAACTCTTGAGATATTCAGAACAGTGCAAGGAGATGGAGGACAAATGGACACATTTAGGTCCAAGGGTGTGATTGCTAGACATTACAAAGGTGAAGTGAACAACTAATTATCTTACCATGTGTTTGGTAATCAAAATAAGAAGCGAGGAATTGAGCCGATGAAGATAATGGATATGGCGACATGGACTACACTGATCTCTACACACAGATTGAGAACTGAACTAGCATATGATATCTTACCAGCAGGAAACTGAAGTATAACACTTCAAACAATTTCGCCTGAGTTACAAATCACTATAAAGAGAACCTGGAATAAACAGCTCATGCCAAGCAAGAATAGCGCAAAAGATAAGTGTTCAATCTTTTCTTTCGCAATTCAATTTCAGTCAAACTAATAGATTCTAGCATCTTGCACTGCCATCATGAGGTATACATGTTGAGCATATCATGACCATTGCTAGATTGAACCATTATAATATGTGCATGTCCAACAGTTGAATGGTGATCAACAAGAATTGTAATGCTCTCAGTTTCAATCTGTAAACGTAATTCGTCAACTCATGCATAGTCATTTTCACTTAGCTGACTTGATGCGATAATGAAAATTCTTACGAACAGTTATACAGATTCATACATGCTAATGGCTATCCGTATATATTTTTGCTTTTTGGGCAGTTTTGTTAACTTTCAAAGATGTATAGCATATAAGCGTCAACTGCTGAATCTAAGCAACTACCAGACCTACTCTGCTAAGAGAGATGGAAAATCAAGCTCCATAAAAACAAGAACAAGTAAAATGAATTTCAAAACAGGTTCAGGTCGTGGCATCTGAGCTCCGATGAGAAGGACTCCGAACTGAACTCTTTGGGCGTGGAAATCCAGTTGATGGAACAGGGGTTTGAGGTTCTCGAATGAACCAGACTCATTAATCTTTGATCTCACTCAATCTATAATGGTATTAGAAAGGGGACAATCTGGAAATGGAACTAAAGAAAGCTTGAAGAACTTTTGAGGACAAGGACTGAGCTAGGATCTCTTTTGATTAACAAGCAACACTTGTCTTGAACAAATTGATTATGGAATACGGAACAAACGACTATGACTGGTTAGCCTCAGAGGTCAGTATTGTTTGGTTGTCTCAGTAATATTTTTCGAAACTAATTTTGCTGAAATGCTTTAATCTTGACTTTGATCATGCAATGATTGAATAATCTCTTTGTAAcaactataaatttatcattttaggAATCATCCTAGCATTGGCTCGTACATTCAGTTATTGGTTCATGTGCCTTGATTTCTGTTTGACATGCTAGAGTAATTTAAGTATGTTTTACAACATGTAATCAATTGAGCTACTCAATGCATTCAACGTCTCGCTGAGTTTTGCTGTTTTCATTTGACATGTTCTGGTTTAATCTCTTTGGTCAtgaatatcaatataaaaatctAGAGAGCTTGCTTACAAGTCGTGAAAACAATTCGGTTTGTTTGGAAATCGGCAGATGCAACTAATTCTTAGAAATGGAGGGCGTTTTGCAATGTTAATAATATATCTTTGGCCGGCAGTACATTCATTTTGACCTGGGTATCTTTTGTTAGGTTGACACTCCTTTCTTTCTATTGATGCACACTTGCTAGGGGATGATCAGTTGAATATAATTGGCTCtcatttataatttgattttgaaaccTCAGTAATACATGTATTGAATTTGATATCCATGGACAGTTGACTACTCATGCAAACGTTTGATAGTATCATGACCGGCTTGTGGTTAACTTGGTACTTCACCATCCATTAAATCATTAATTTGATATGTCGAGCTTTTGCATTTTTGGAAATGTTTTACACGTTTCCCTTTGAAATGCTATGTGATACATTGTTTAATTTAATCCTACAATTCTCTGGACTTTGTTGTATTCAAGAGGTACTGGGAGAAAAAGATTTAATGAGTTATAGGCATCAGTTGTAATTAAATGTTAAAGATGGCCTTTTACCTTTATTTTGAACCACAAAGTACTTTGATGACCTGTGCTTTTCAATTAGTCATGCCACTTTAGAGCATTTATGATTTTCCATGCTACTGTTAAGAAATATTTAGCATTCaagttcaaaaaaattagaaacaGATCACAAGAAAATTTAGAGAATACGCCATTATTCACTTGGATATTCTAGACATTCAATTTCTTGCGCATACATGAACAACAAAGGTGCTGAGAAATGAATAAACCGGCAAAAGTGCCTAAAGAGCGAAAAGCGCAACTTGTTTTCTTGCCATCCGTTTTACACGGCATATAATTATCAAGTCACTTGATATTTCAAATAATCTAGTGAATTATTTTCAAAGAATTCCTAGTTACGGTTTAACTGTGATACATTCTGATTTCTAGAAAAAACATTTGCATATTTACATGCTTTGGAACTAGCGGTTTGTCCTGTGATTTATATAATCAGTACCCTTTTCAATTCGACATGTTTACACATGCGATTTGTGTTGTATCGCTAATACTTGTACGTTATCTGAATGAGCATGTGAACAATTGAGTAAACACTGACCATTCTACGTGAACATGTTTATATTTAATGTTTTGAGATTAATGGAGGCGACCAATTCTTAGGAACTTGAGAGCATGTGGATACGGTTTAGAAATAAGccaatttaaatttgataattgGGCTAGCTGCTGTGCATTTTTGGATTAccatatttttgattattttggaAAATGACATTGATCCACGTGACATGTTTCTATGTTTTGAATGTTATATTCCTAAAGTCAGTGCCTGGTGATTTTTCTGCCTAATCAATTCATAAATATTATCTTGCAAGAAACATCAACACTGACAATATTTTATTGTTGGTTTGAAAAGTGCCAATATGTGTACATGTTAAAACTTTGCACATTATAGCTATCTCAGTGATCAAAAAGCATGAATTGCTACTGAGATGTTGTATCAATGTTTCTTGCCATGACTATTTTAATTTGCCGTGTGACATATGACGAGACGATGAGCTTAATTTATTATGTAGTGACTCGATAGAAATTGCCATGTTGATTAATTCCGAGTACATTGTTCAAAAATTATAACTACAGTTGATTTAAATGGTACATGGTTAGAATAATGTTATGAATATTTGTTTCGACTTAACTCTTCTACAATGTGTAATCATAGGGGCGAAGTAACATCTATATAAAATCAAGACCCCGATATAAAGGTACGGCATAAGAGTAAGACCAAGACCTAAGGGTACGGCATCGATATAAGACCAAGACCTCGGGCGACGGGCTAGTGCCAATATACGGCCTATGTGCCATattccacgggctatgtgccaccagcgggctatgcgCCAATATACGGCCTATGTGCCATATttcacgggctatgtgccaccagcgggctatgtgccaaatctacgggctatgtgccaccagcgggctatgtgccaaatctacgggctatgtgccaaatctacgggctatgtgccaccagcgggctatgtgccaaatctacgggctatgtgccatccacgggctatgtgccaaattcacgggctatgtgccaaaTCTACGGGCTATGCGCCAATCCACGGGCTAAGCTAAACAAACAAGCAAAATTGCTAGAACAAACGAACAAAGTCAAATAAAAGGGCAAAATAAACCAGCAAACCGACTACATCACCGAGAACTAGATACCACCCTAATGCCGAGATAAGATCAACACGGACATAAATGTCCGATACACAGGAGGGGGACTAGTGGTAACGTATCAtcataggggcgaagcaacctcgacAAGATGAAAAGTCACTAAATCCAACAAACACAACTCCGAGAAAACGAGAGAAAATTGtcaaaaatgcaaaaacaaaGTAACCCAGCTGTATCACCGAGGGAGAGGGGGCATTATAGCTAGAAAAACTGATCATTAACAGAGGAACCAGACATTGTTAGCCTTGAATTTTGAAAGAAGCATTGTTAAAGATTGAAGCTGAGAGATGTGCTTAACTCCGAGCTACTGACACAAAACCGAGTTTCCATCTTAATGCCGAGATATAACGTAACTCCGCGATATAACGTGACTCCGAGATATAACGTGACTCTGAGACACTGGCTTAACTCGGAGATACAACGTGACGCCAAGCTTTCGGCTTAATGCTGAGATACAGTGTAACTCCGAGATACCAACGTAACGCTAAGATACAACACAAAACCGAACTTCCATCTTAATGCCGAGATACAGTGTAACGCCGAGATATAACGTGACTCCCAGCTACTAGTTTGATGCCGAGATACATTGTGACTCTGAGATACTGACTTAAACGTAGAGATACAACGTGACGCCGAGCTATCGGTCTAATGCCGAGATACAGTGTAACTCCGAGCTACTAGTTTGATGCCGAGATACATTGTGACGCCGAGCTTCCGGCTTAACGCTGAGATACCACGTGACACCGAGCTTTCGGTTTAATGCCGAGATACGATGTAATTCCGAGATACAACGTGACACCGAGCTACAAAACTTAATGCCAAGACACAAAGAAATGATGAGACACGGGCTTAACGCCACCACGAGTGAAACGCCGAGCTACCTATTTAACACCTTGATACAACGTCACACCAAGCTACTAACTCAACACCGAGACGCATGTTAAACGTCGAGCTATCGGCTCCACGCTTAGATATTGGCATAACCTTAACCATGGCAACACGGACATAAATGTCCGATACACAGGagggggactagtgataacaCATGGATAATATATGATCacaggggcgaagcaacctcgacAAAATGAGAGGACACGAAGTCCAACTAACCGAGCTTTAGCTATGCCAGATCGGTAACCGAGATACCATTGGACGAGATACAAAAACATGTACCTTACAGAGATCCTTAATTCCGAGATACTAATATCGAACTATGAATAAACTGTACCTAGCATCACCACGATGATAACATGACTCCGGCGTTCGCACCTAGATACCGAGATGCAAATACCGAGATATAACGCGGGACCTACTTAATAGGGTAACACCGAGATTCCGAGATACAAAATACCGGGATATAACACGGACCTACTTAACAGGGGAAAAAGAACCACGAGACATGGTCTATATAAGTCACACTATGAGGAAACCCTAAGGTACTTCTTTCTACTCACTCAATATtattctttctcttcttcttctttccccTACTACAAAGTttgacttgagcgtcggagcgaaCGCCCGGAGACCCCCCTCCGGCGTTCTTTCTGACCTCCGTTTATTGGTGTTTGCAGGCTTTAGCGGATCAGAtctatttggtgatttatcactaATACACAAATTACATGCAGAAAAAGTCTGAGTACGATCCATTATAAAGAGATGGAGCATGTAACAGTCAACCACAACTATGAACTTGAGTCGACCAACTTAAAAAAGGTTAGTTAAGAACtctcaaatttataaattatgtcaAGAAATACGATAGTATCAGCTCTCCGCACCGCATCCTCGTTAAATTCTCTGAAGCCTTTTGGAGTACGGGAACCACATTAAAAGAAATGTAAGTCTTGAAATCCAGGTGAACTTCATCCAGTAATCATGTTGAACTGGAATCTAGAAAGCTGTTGAGGAATAGTTGATATAACAGGCCCATATCTCTGCAATCAAGCAACAGAATATTAATACAATGCTACACAACTAACTAATACATCCTTTAAACCAAAGTGACTGATTCAGTTACATGAGCTTTCAGATGCACTGAATTATCAGCGATTGGATCAGATGAAAGATTCCATTCCAAAAACAGATCACTTGTGCGTGCATAAGCACtaagattaaaaaataaagaaataaacagAATAACAGATAAAGAATGCAAAGAAACTACAATCCAACAGAAAATAAAATTccatatttaaaagaaaatcctGAATTACCATACCTGCACATTATCGTAGAGTTCAAACAATGGGACAGCAAGAAGTTTCAAATTTTTGGGTACTGCAAAGTATTCTCTTTCAGACAAATGAACAAGGTATAGCTTCTTGCACTCCTGTGTTACCAAAAGGGGGAAGTAAACAGGTATAAACCATACAACTATATGGAAAACATATCAACTATCAAGAATACCAAATAAAACAGCAGCAAGAGAATATTCATTTAGCAACCTTAGCTTTTGTTATGTGGGGAGGGCAATATGGATACATAATTGTTTCAAAGTTTGGCCTCCACCAGATGGCCACACATTCACCAATCTGCATGAAGATGCACAATAAAAACATTCATCATTAAAATGGCGACTTTCAAAGTAAGCAGCTTCGGATGCTAATTATTGTACAGTCCAATGGACAAAATAACTACCCACGATCCATCAACAGCGGTTGGTAATAATGATTAACATTTGTGAACAATACAGCAATATGCATAAGTTCTATGtctattttttttctgtttctttGATCTCATCTAGCCCACTCAACCCTAGAAATACTTCTCATATGCTTACTGCTATATATATGAGTTTATAAGATGTCCGCATAAAAATCACATTCAAATAAAGTTTATGAAGAAATTATACCTGCCAGTCTGGAACCAAAGCAGGTGAATTCGCGCCAAGCTTACTTGTTAGTTTTCTTTTCAGACCTTCAATTTCTGTTTAACATGAAAACACTGTTTAGAATAAACATGCAAAACCTGAAGAATAGATGCAGAAAAGAATAATTGCACCACAATCCAAGCAGAGAAGACTTGGTagtaaaaaatagataaagaaCAATGGTAGAATACCATTCTCTCCTGGCTTCAGACGCCCGCCAGGCAGTTTGCAGAATGTGTTTCCAATTTGCAGAAGAAGTATGTGAGGATGATTATGCTCTTGCACCTGCAATAAGCCATACTATAAGCTGAGCCAAGAGATAGACATACCCTTCTGCACCTTTAAATGTTATAATGTTCCCTGATGCCTTTTCTTATTCTAGACACCAAGGATGACATAGACAAAAATAAAGCAAACGAAACAACAAAAGAAATTGAACTGGGAGTGTTATACGAGGCGATGAAGGCAATTAATCAGCTGTTAGTTCGATTCTCATCAACAATTTTTGACAATGACAACTAAGTGAACCCGCATTTTTTGTAACACGTATTGTTGGACTTAAAAATGTTTCGACAGATAGCTTCTTGCAGTAAAACCagaaatcattttttttcttagaaGGTAATTTCATCTAGCAGGAGCTCTACTCATTTAGCATAATTTCTTATCTAAAGAAGCAAAATATACTCTTCAGatcttttaaagaaaaatatgcaaaccgaaaaaaatgaaaaagaacaGAAAAATCAACTAGCAGCAGATATTCCACCCCCTCATTGATGATTATGTACAGCATGTAATTAAGCACTTTCGTAAGCGATACTGACAGAAGTGGAGAACAGCTGCCCATGAGAAACTAATAAACCAACTACATTGTCCCTATCCAGTTGATTCTATCTCAGAGTCGATTACTAATACAGTCGATCCAGCCATATATGCAGCAATCAAGTTGAACAATACTGCAGGCTGCTAAATGTAAAGTACGTATAGAATAGTAGTAAAACAGAGGTCATAAGCACACTCTGAGTCCTGCTAATACAATCCAAAGTCTAGAAGGGAAACAATCCCCAGAAGCAACATCCAATACCCTGGAGAAGTAAATAGAATTATTACTAATATTAAAATCCTAAATTCAGTATTAACTTGCAAACACAATTGCAGCTAATATCATTCATAGATTAAGTACATCTAAAACTTGATTTTCAGATCCATCCAATTCAAGCCCTTAATAACCCAAAGTCATTTATTGATTTCCATCTTAAATGAATGACCCCATTATGAAAGAGAGGGAAGATCAAATAGGTAAAGTCTATGGATTGTGGAAAATTCTTCtcatagataaaaaaaattgtcgggACTGGATGAATTATCAAAAGATATTGAAGTTAGGAATTTGAGATAGGCACATTCAACTGGCATCAAATAAAATGTACAAATTACAAGTAAAGAACTGATAACACAAAGAGCCATCTAGAGTGAGGCTACCGAAAAGTAACTCCACCAAATAGTTAGTGAAGAGCTAGCATTTACTAGTAAAAGAGAATATCAGGCTTGT is part of the Mercurialis annua linkage group LG3, ddMerAnnu1.2, whole genome shotgun sequence genome and encodes:
- the LOC126671558 gene encoding pentatricopeptide repeat-containing protein At3g29230-like, which gives rise to MPRNILLEISYILPKCTFQHLKQIHALIFTASLTQELQLFSKFLRRSTEFGSMDYSNIILSQMGDHYFNSETMLWNIMIRGYSFNGPSEKCISMFDEMSQRELKPNNYTYPYVLNSCCQLRRYSKGKRVHCQIIKSGFESSFAVSHALFNMYIKRPGFVDIGGAGNHKLSDARRVFDDMFERPVEVWNMMIYEYVSFGEVGCARKLFETMPQRDVVSWNSMISGYVKAGEVENARRMFELMPEKSVISWTLMIELYKDASNLEAARGFFERMPQRNVVSWNSMISCYTKHGKFRETLDLFVQMQSEGVIPDGYTFVSVLSACSNLGDLEYGKYVHCLLGDFSEMEVMVGTALIEMYAQCGDVNTSFAMFIKIPNKDIFCWNVMIRCLAINGRTEDAVKIFFSAQKVGVKPNDFTFTSALFACSHGGLVEETRRIFYSMENDYKISPKIEHFACLIDLLSRNGQLEEALLVLKDMPFEPDIAIWGSLLGGCSITNNLNMVEKTIKRVCELETEDSGVYVLLSNIYASECRWQEAQGARGKMEEKKIRKETGSSIVF
- the LOC126671559 gene encoding pre-mRNA cleavage factor Im 25 kDa subunit 2, with the translated sequence MVNSSVVNTYPLSSYTFGTKEPKMEKDTSVADRLARMKVNYMKEGMRTSVEAILLVQEHNHPHILLLQIGNTFCKLPGGRLKPGENEIEGLKRKLTSKLGANSPALVPDWQIGECVAIWWRPNFETIMYPYCPPHITKAKECKKLYLVHLSEREYFAVPKNLKLLAVPLFELYDNVQRYGPVISTIPQQLSRFQFNMITG